A single genomic interval of Phycisphaerae bacterium harbors:
- a CDS encoding glycosyltransferase family 2 protein produces the protein MMFLYLMVIASILIQAVVVFLVIRNYKYVLRKLSQNRTSHCPRTSLIIPCKGIDTAFDKNIRSFYELDYNDYEIIFATDSAEDAAYNRLLELKEQFKDKTKAFNIRVLVAGSTSQGSQKLHNMLCACRNADKDVKVFAFADSDACVGSNWLGGLVYPLRKERHGVSSGYRWYVPLKNNFATIALSVLNAKVAQLLGATAFNYAWGGSMAVRVDVFQKLGMDKIWEKAASDDLTISSAAKKARLKVIFAPVCFVASYEQVDWTSFMEFARRQFLITRITTPGKWWFGFLSGLYSVLAVWGFAGLAFYLWNRGSENWRIFLLMALLALAGQFLNAILRQKMIFRIFSADWQQMKIAAIADIAGNLFWSWLMLFCIVYSSVGRTIKWRGVRYKLKGPTEVVRL, from the coding sequence ATGATGTTTTTGTACCTAATGGTTATAGCTTCAATTTTGATTCAGGCGGTAGTTGTTTTCCTTGTTATCCGCAATTATAAATATGTCCTGAGAAAGTTGAGTCAAAACCGCACTTCCCATTGCCCCAGAACCTCGCTGATTATCCCATGCAAAGGAATCGATACCGCTTTCGATAAAAATATCAGGTCTTTTTACGAGCTTGATTACAACGATTACGAAATAATCTTTGCGACAGACAGCGCAGAAGATGCGGCTTATAATCGTCTGCTTGAGCTTAAAGAACAGTTTAAAGACAAAACAAAGGCGTTTAATATCAGAGTTCTTGTCGCAGGTTCGACAAGTCAGGGCAGTCAGAAATTGCATAATATGCTTTGTGCGTGCAGGAATGCCGACAAAGATGTTAAGGTTTTCGCGTTCGCCGATTCCGATGCCTGCGTCGGCAGCAACTGGCTTGGCGGGCTTGTTTATCCTCTTCGCAAAGAGCGACACGGCGTTTCAAGCGGTTACCGATGGTATGTTCCATTGAAAAATAATTTCGCGACAATAGCCTTGTCCGTACTCAACGCCAAGGTCGCGCAGCTTCTTGGCGCAACGGCCTTCAATTACGCATGGGGCGGCTCAATGGCCGTGCGTGTCGATGTATTTCAAAAGCTCGGCATGGATAAAATATGGGAAAAAGCGGCAAGTGATGACCTAACTATAAGCAGTGCGGCCAAGAAGGCCAGACTCAAGGTTATCTTTGCGCCTGTATGCTTTGTGGCTTCTTACGAGCAGGTTGACTGGACGAGCTTTATGGAATTTGCACGGCGGCAGTTTCTTATTACGCGCATAACAACACCGGGCAAATGGTGGTTCGGTTTTCTCAGCGGCCTGTATTCGGTTCTGGCAGTGTGGGGATTTGCGGGATTAGCTTTTTATTTATGGAACAGAGGCTCTGAAAACTGGCGTATTTTTTTGCTAATGGCTTTATTGGCTCTGGCCGGACAGTTTTTAAACGCTATTTTGCGGCAGAAGATGATTTTCAGGATTTTTTCCGCTGATTGGCAACAGATGAAAATCGCGGCGATTGCCGATATCGCAGGAAATCTATTCTGGTCGTGGCTTATGCTCTTCTGTATCGTTTATTCATCTGTGGGCAGGACGATAAAATGGCGGGGCGTACGGTATAAACTTAAAGGGCCGACAGAAGTTGTCAGGCTTTAA
- a CDS encoding GGDEF domain-containing protein, with the protein MMQSRIIIDGKNKDAEILLIGQSDKTLVDTSGCAGIKFRSSRNIPDAVSIAAANQFDAIVIMPDSFDENLPSAIKNLRQTNPKSKIFLLAQMQQEPLAAEMMAQLSNGEKLLDDYYICPVVFSLKNPQPSESSAPDVKPAKEQLERIEILEKLVMEDELTGVKNRRFVREFLRQIIEHIKQRSLQATLLIFDIDNFKQYNDLYGHHVGDNILKQAAVLMQKCCRKQDVVGRIGGDEFAVVFWNLPADKSVALDSGHTAERRRTESEHPTQVINICERFRRELNKTDLPALGAYGKGILAISGGLATFPRDGSTANELFEQADKALLEAKRSGKNRVYIIGGENNQPQQA; encoded by the coding sequence ATGATGCAAAGCAGGATAATAATAGACGGTAAAAATAAGGATGCGGAAATACTGCTGATAGGCCAAAGCGACAAAACCCTCGTCGATACATCAGGTTGCGCCGGAATAAAGTTCCGCAGCAGCCGGAATATTCCCGATGCCGTTTCTATTGCCGCGGCGAATCAATTCGATGCCATAGTAATAATGCCGGACAGTTTCGATGAAAATCTGCCCTCGGCGATTAAAAATCTTCGACAGACAAATCCGAAATCAAAAATCTTTCTGCTGGCCCAAATGCAGCAGGAACCATTGGCCGCAGAAATGATGGCACAGTTGTCCAATGGCGAAAAACTGCTGGATGACTACTATATCTGCCCTGTCGTTTTCTCCCTGAAAAACCCGCAGCCGTCAGAAAGCAGTGCACCTGATGTCAAACCCGCCAAAGAGCAGCTCGAGCGGATTGAAATTCTTGAAAAACTGGTAATGGAAGATGAACTTACCGGAGTGAAAAACAGAAGATTCGTCAGGGAGTTTCTTCGTCAGATAATCGAACATATAAAACAACGCTCCCTGCAGGCAACCCTGCTGATATTCGATATTGACAACTTCAAGCAATACAACGACCTTTACGGTCATCACGTCGGAGACAATATTCTCAAACAGGCTGCTGTTTTAATGCAGAAATGCTGCAGGAAACAGGACGTTGTAGGCAGAATCGGCGGAGACGAGTTTGCCGTTGTCTTTTGGAATTTGCCGGCCGATAAATCCGTCGCTCTCGATTCCGGCCATACAGCGGAAAGAAGACGTACTGAAAGCGAACATCCAACACAGGTAATAAATATCTGCGAAAGATTCAGGAGAGAGCTGAACAAAACCGACCTTCCGGCACTTGGTGCGTATGGCAAAGGTATTTTAGCAATAAGCGGAGGTCTGGCCACGTTTCCGCGCGACGGTTCAACCGCTAATGAACTTTTTGAACAGGCTGATAAGGCCCTGCTGGAAGCAAAACGCAGCGGCAAAAATCGTGTTTACATCATCGGCGGCGAAAACAACCAGCCGCAACAGGCCTGA